From the Luteolibacter arcticus genome, one window contains:
- a CDS encoding acetylserotonin O-methyltransferase translates to MNVPQQSDAPPPHAQLVQMAMAHWVSHVVHAAAKLGIADHLAGGPQGAVALAEATGTHAPSLYRLMRTLASLGILEEDGSSRFALTPLGEALKTGAPGAARATILTVASESWVQGFAQLPHSLATGESGFEKLFGMPIFDWLAQRPEEASLFSETMVGIHGGEPPAVIAAYDFSGLGTIVDIGGATGDLLTTILQRYPNSQGVLYDLPHVVLDAPALIAARGLTDRILIESGSFFDDVPAGADAYLLSHIIHDWSEEQCLTILGHCRRAMHPGSRLLLIEMVLPAGNTPHPGKMLDMMMLVGPGGQERTEPEYAALLAKAGLQLKRVVPTASPVSVVEARIAQV, encoded by the coding sequence ATGAACGTCCCCCAACAAAGCGACGCCCCACCTCCTCACGCGCAACTCGTCCAGATGGCGATGGCCCACTGGGTGTCCCACGTGGTGCATGCCGCCGCGAAGCTGGGAATCGCCGATCATCTGGCCGGAGGACCGCAAGGCGCAGTGGCATTGGCGGAGGCAACCGGCACCCATGCGCCATCGCTTTATCGGCTGATGCGCACGCTCGCGAGCCTCGGCATTCTCGAAGAAGATGGAAGCAGCAGGTTCGCACTGACGCCGCTCGGTGAAGCGCTCAAGACCGGTGCGCCGGGCGCGGCACGGGCCACGATCCTGACGGTGGCGAGCGAGTCGTGGGTACAGGGATTCGCGCAGTTGCCGCATTCACTGGCGACCGGGGAAAGCGGCTTCGAAAAGCTGTTCGGCATGCCGATCTTCGATTGGCTGGCTCAGCGGCCGGAAGAGGCCTCGCTATTCAGCGAGACCATGGTCGGCATCCACGGTGGCGAACCCCCGGCGGTGATCGCGGCGTATGATTTCAGCGGGCTGGGGACGATCGTGGACATCGGCGGCGCAACGGGAGATTTGCTCACCACGATCCTCCAGCGCTATCCCAACTCACAGGGCGTTCTCTATGATCTTCCCCATGTGGTTCTCGACGCTCCCGCGCTGATCGCGGCGCGGGGGCTGACGGATCGGATCCTGATTGAATCCGGCAGTTTCTTCGACGACGTCCCGGCCGGTGCTGATGCGTATCTGCTCTCACACATCATTCACGATTGGTCGGAGGAGCAGTGCCTCACGATCCTCGGTCACTGTCGCCGCGCGATGCATCCTGGCAGCCGCTTGCTGCTCATCGAAATGGTTTTGCCTGCCGGGAATACTCCCCATCCTGGCAAGATGCTCGACATGATGATGCTCGTCGGCCCGGGCGGACAGGAACGCACGGAACCGGAATACGCCGCGCTCCTTGCCAAGGCCGGCCTGCAATTGAAGCGGGTGGTGCCCACGGCATCGCCGGTCAGCGTCGTCGAGGCGCGGATCGCCCAGGTATGA
- a CDS encoding outer membrane protein encodes MKYHTLLATTLALAVPSGLQAGEAETTTTQSYQAPMTTTQHQGWYLGGGVDYMVDSEEPFYNAHLGYDFGNGSSLFLESGWLGQEQEPSFLLPFVSADVDIVPITLNYKYEYMFTDAFGLYVGAGLGASSVDVSAGLVSDDEWVFTAQAFAGLVYNVTPNFEIYAGARYLWMDDISLFGANIDDLDDVGVGAGIRFNF; translated from the coding sequence ATGAAATACCACACACTGCTCGCAACGACCCTCGCCCTCGCCGTCCCGTCTGGACTCCAAGCGGGCGAAGCCGAAACCACCACTACACAGTCCTATCAGGCGCCGATGACGACGACCCAGCATCAAGGCTGGTACTTGGGCGGCGGGGTCGACTACATGGTCGATTCGGAAGAGCCGTTCTACAACGCCCACCTCGGCTATGATTTTGGCAATGGATCTTCCTTGTTCCTGGAATCGGGTTGGCTGGGTCAGGAGCAAGAACCATCCTTCTTGCTTCCCTTTGTTTCTGCGGATGTGGACATCGTGCCGATCACTCTCAACTACAAGTATGAGTACATGTTCACCGACGCCTTCGGCCTTTACGTCGGTGCTGGCCTCGGCGCTTCGAGCGTGGACGTCAGTGCAGGTTTGGTGAGCGATGACGAGTGGGTTTTCACCGCGCAGGCCTTCGCCGGCCTGGTGTACAACGTCACACCGAACTTCGAAATTTACGCGGGCGCGCGTTATTTGTGGATGGACGACATCAGCCTGTTCGGCGCGAACATCGATGATCTCGACGACGTCGGCGTGGGTGCTGGCATCCGGTTCAATTTCTAA
- a CDS encoding LysR family transcriptional regulator, producing MELYQLRTFLTIAEEGNLTRAAEKLFTSQPAVSAQVKQLEEELGVKLFERSARGMALTREGLLLQEKARRIVEAARDFKHSAEHLRDTVSGELVIGLNNRPEVLKIVEVLGALTAAHPELSYGLVNGSSGTILEGIDDGSISIGFFEGTCEHPRIEWHALEAVELCIAAPAVWARELASPDWKLLETKPWIFVSRACSYFRAIESICADQGLRLQQRFRVDECLTVLNMVAEGLGLTLAAVSHIESPEFRGRVVALPHFRTTVNLCVGYLRENADRPAIAAAREVILGLWEKEPESLNPPAWERALRTPRPKGRSHR from the coding sequence ATGGAACTCTACCAACTCCGCACCTTTCTCACGATCGCCGAAGAGGGCAATCTGACCCGCGCCGCGGAGAAGCTCTTCACCAGCCAGCCGGCGGTCAGCGCCCAGGTCAAGCAGCTCGAGGAGGAACTCGGCGTGAAGCTCTTCGAGCGCAGCGCCCGCGGCATGGCGCTGACCCGCGAGGGTCTGCTGCTACAAGAGAAAGCCCGCCGGATCGTGGAGGCTGCTCGCGATTTCAAACATAGCGCGGAGCACCTCCGCGACACCGTTTCCGGTGAACTCGTGATCGGCCTCAACAACCGGCCCGAAGTGCTCAAGATTGTCGAGGTCCTCGGAGCCCTCACCGCTGCCCATCCCGAACTCAGCTACGGTCTGGTCAATGGCAGCAGTGGCACGATCCTCGAGGGAATCGACGACGGCTCGATCTCCATCGGCTTCTTCGAGGGCACCTGCGAGCATCCGCGGATCGAGTGGCACGCGCTGGAAGCCGTCGAACTCTGCATCGCCGCGCCCGCTGTCTGGGCTCGCGAACTGGCCTCGCCCGATTGGAAACTGCTGGAGACCAAGCCGTGGATCTTCGTGTCCCGCGCCTGCTCCTATTTCCGCGCCATCGAGTCGATCTGCGCCGACCAGGGACTTCGCCTGCAACAACGCTTCCGGGTGGATGAATGCCTCACCGTCCTGAACATGGTCGCGGAAGGACTCGGCCTCACGCTCGCTGCCGTCAGTCACATCGAGTCGCCGGAGTTCCGCGGCCGCGTTGTCGCGCTCCCTCACTTCCGCACCACGGTAAATCTCTGCGTCGGCTACCTCAGGGAAAACGCCGACCGTCCGGCCATCGCCGCGGCCCGCGAAGTCATCCTCGGCCTGTGGGAGAAAGAGCCCGAAAGCCTCAATCCACCGGCTTGGGAGCGTGCTCTCCGCACGCCCCGCCCGAAAGGCCGGAGCCATCGCTGA
- a CDS encoding DUF2917 domain-containing protein, which translates to MQISLKRREVRSFDLAAYDRLRLTTRDGIAWATLEGSANDHALAASSPITFAGPGRVVIESLESDMTVRAEFLGIPARKEVLLATH; encoded by the coding sequence ATGCAAATCTCCCTGAAACGCCGGGAGGTCAGATCATTCGATCTCGCCGCATACGATCGTCTCCGGCTCACCACCCGCGATGGCATCGCCTGGGCCACCTTGGAAGGCTCTGCGAATGACCATGCACTCGCCGCCTCCAGCCCGATCACCTTCGCCGGCCCCGGTCGAGTCGTCATCGAGTCCCTCGAAAGCGACATGACCGTCCGGGCCGAATTCCTCGGAATCCCGGCTCGCAAAGAGGTCCTTCTCGCAACCCACTGA
- a CDS encoding PEP-CTERM sorting domain-containing protein has translation MKRSLVLSAALLAALLEHGHAQTLTPDWGMAASAQVAGLRNGGLSFIPYNTVDGHGGFGANADTATVTESRGTATAAGQFGTTGDIGLPTLSASATSNPGTNSAAGWVTAIDAYTYLGSGPKTFFLDVVLDGSFTDAGGFTEGFAGSVSIWSETPRGEADPLPAPDAYFPAYLERFGPTSYQYHEAGGEVTYLLLAGTELSAGGITPDDDAFTGTLSWTMNPGDTVHLGARLAAEAYGTNASQSIGSLTMALRDTAGLSAASAAAVPEPSAVLLGSIGLAGLLVIRRGKGCHSR, from the coding sequence ATGAAAAGATCCCTCGTTCTCTCCGCCGCCTTGCTTGCGGCACTACTCGAGCACGGTCACGCCCAGACCTTGACCCCGGATTGGGGAATGGCCGCCTCCGCGCAAGTGGCCGGTCTGCGGAACGGCGGGCTGAGCTTCATTCCCTACAATACCGTGGACGGGCACGGAGGCTTCGGAGCGAATGCCGATACCGCCACCGTGACCGAATCGAGGGGAACGGCAACCGCCGCCGGACAGTTCGGCACCACCGGCGACATCGGGCTACCCACGCTCTCCGCTTCGGCGACCAGCAACCCGGGGACCAACAGTGCCGCTGGCTGGGTGACAGCCATCGACGCCTACACCTATCTCGGCAGCGGGCCGAAGACCTTCTTCCTGGATGTCGTTCTGGACGGGAGCTTCACCGATGCCGGCGGATTCACCGAAGGCTTTGCGGGAAGCGTTTCGATCTGGTCCGAAACGCCCCGCGGCGAAGCTGACCCGCTGCCCGCGCCTGACGCCTATTTTCCGGCCTACCTCGAACGATTCGGCCCGACCTCCTACCAATACCACGAGGCGGGCGGCGAGGTCACTTACCTGCTGCTGGCCGGGACCGAGCTCAGCGCGGGAGGAATCACGCCGGACGACGATGCCTTCACGGGCACCCTGAGCTGGACGATGAATCCGGGCGACACCGTTCATCTAGGCGCCCGCCTCGCCGCGGAAGCCTATGGGACGAATGCCTCGCAATCGATCGGCTCGCTGACGATGGCGTTGCGCGATACCGCCGGGCTCTCGGCGGCCTCCGCTGCGGCCGTCCCGGAGCCCTCTGCCGTGCTTCTCGGGAGTATCGGGCTCGCCGGCTTGCTCGTGATCCGGCGAGGAAAGGGCTGCCACTCTCGCTGA
- a CDS encoding metallophosphoesterase, whose translation MKPRYLLLTAAIMPAATLSAAERILVDFGQATETTASPDIFAQHWNNLPGVGLQTNNAIVNDHGAPSGLTIAVTDAFSAVSTNSLGGETIYVPNATTDFAYVNKTTNTTAKILVSGLNAARVYDFKFFVSSNRVAPQVFLTNYTVAGATTATTSLEAIGNRNRVASVSSMVPDALGRIEITLAAASTSTEFGGIGVLEVVGRDPSEPVAPDPQQVDWSFAGQTPNPAAEPNPANPDGLTAYVWEAADGFSGHVGAGESLRRAGFHVMPLPLDRPPFEFSDNPQDDVDLIVFGSFVSQDPRYATYMATYGEILDDYVDRCGYLVQLAQADQTEVQPVFLPDTQNAARVDTDFAEAFILSPTHPMIQGFPTNAGGKIFYTQPHITPHLDDVIWEAFSSFAGFEVILAGDARARFPGLMEGAYGQGQLLLAAMAPDKIISASTGAEQADAAYGQFNEAFFDNLYTHTRKVRDREAPPIMVTPQPGDSEIAEGAWTIALLPDTQIYSQNRPGVFSAQTAWLRDNANRYNIRMALHLGDIVNVNSQPEWKAARESMALLDGHIPYAFVPGNHDYGPSGNASTRDTFMNDYFLYDDYSARPNFGGAMVEGEMDNSYHFFQAGGYDWIVMCLEWGPRESTIEWADSILAQHPDKKAILVTHAFMNNNDLRYDHTDPVNPQAYNPHAYNTPGGVNDGEQLWQKLVKKHNFVLTVNGHVLGDGTGFRTDANTAGQQVHQMLANYQFLSPLGGNGYLRLLIVNPDGRVEVKSYSPIYNDFRAEADQTFEFDFEWFQPADTNDNGKADYFDPELDSDNDGINNREEFVTLRANPYGTDSDGDGISDAIEKQIGTRPAVSDQPVADSILQNAGLFGYFAREQLIDVNLGQFLIEPEGGVFKLRLQLESTNQLGILPFAPTGEPVEWTVPATGDKAFMRVRGE comes from the coding sequence ATGAAACCACGCTACCTGCTTCTGACGGCCGCGATCATGCCCGCGGCCACGCTCTCCGCCGCCGAGCGGATCCTTGTCGACTTCGGCCAAGCCACGGAGACGACCGCCAGCCCAGACATCTTTGCCCAGCACTGGAACAATCTTCCCGGTGTCGGTCTCCAGACGAACAACGCCATCGTCAATGACCATGGTGCTCCCTCTGGCCTCACCATCGCGGTGACCGATGCCTTCAGCGCCGTATCCACGAACTCGCTCGGCGGTGAAACCATCTACGTGCCGAATGCCACCACCGACTTCGCCTACGTCAACAAGACCACCAATACTACGGCCAAGATCCTGGTCAGCGGCCTGAATGCGGCACGCGTGTATGACTTCAAGTTCTTCGTCTCCAGCAATCGTGTGGCTCCCCAGGTGTTCTTGACCAACTACACCGTGGCGGGAGCCACCACCGCGACGACATCGCTGGAAGCCATCGGCAATCGGAATCGTGTCGCTTCCGTTTCCAGCATGGTCCCCGATGCCTTGGGGAGGATTGAAATCACCTTGGCCGCCGCCTCCACGTCCACCGAGTTCGGAGGCATCGGGGTGCTGGAAGTGGTAGGTCGCGATCCTTCCGAACCCGTCGCACCGGATCCCCAGCAGGTCGATTGGTCCTTTGCTGGCCAGACGCCGAACCCCGCCGCCGAGCCGAACCCCGCCAATCCCGACGGCCTCACTGCCTATGTCTGGGAAGCCGCGGATGGCTTCAGCGGCCATGTCGGTGCCGGCGAATCGCTCCGCCGCGCCGGCTTCCACGTGATGCCGCTGCCGCTTGACCGGCCGCCCTTCGAGTTCTCCGATAATCCGCAAGATGACGTGGACCTCATCGTCTTCGGCTCCTTCGTCAGCCAGGATCCACGATACGCGACCTACATGGCCACCTATGGAGAGATCCTGGACGATTACGTGGACCGCTGCGGCTATCTCGTCCAGCTCGCACAGGCGGATCAGACCGAGGTGCAGCCCGTCTTCCTGCCGGACACGCAGAATGCCGCGCGCGTGGATACCGACTTTGCGGAGGCCTTCATCCTTTCGCCAACGCACCCGATGATCCAGGGCTTTCCGACCAATGCCGGGGGCAAGATCTTTTACACCCAGCCGCACATCACGCCCCATCTGGACGATGTCATTTGGGAAGCCTTCTCGTCCTTCGCCGGTTTCGAGGTGATCCTCGCCGGCGATGCGCGTGCCCGCTTCCCCGGGTTGATGGAGGGCGCCTACGGCCAGGGCCAGCTCCTGCTCGCCGCGATGGCTCCGGACAAGATCATTAGCGCTTCCACCGGTGCAGAGCAGGCAGACGCCGCCTATGGCCAGTTCAACGAGGCCTTCTTCGACAACCTCTACACGCACACCCGCAAGGTCCGCGACCGCGAGGCACCGCCGATCATGGTGACTCCACAGCCTGGCGACTCCGAGATCGCGGAAGGCGCGTGGACCATCGCGCTGCTTCCGGATACCCAGATCTATTCGCAGAATCGCCCCGGCGTCTTCTCCGCCCAGACGGCGTGGCTGCGCGACAATGCGAACCGCTACAACATCCGCATGGCGCTTCACCTCGGCGACATCGTCAATGTCAACTCACAGCCCGAGTGGAAGGCCGCGCGCGAATCGATGGCGCTGCTCGACGGTCACATCCCGTATGCCTTCGTTCCCGGGAACCATGACTACGGTCCGAGCGGCAATGCCTCTACCCGGGACACGTTCATGAATGACTATTTCCTCTACGATGACTACTCCGCCCGCCCGAACTTCGGCGGCGCGATGGTCGAGGGGGAAATGGACAACAGCTACCACTTCTTCCAGGCCGGCGGCTACGACTGGATCGTGATGTGCCTCGAGTGGGGACCGCGCGAAAGCACCATCGAGTGGGCGGATTCCATCCTCGCCCAGCATCCCGACAAGAAGGCGATCCTCGTGACCCACGCCTTCATGAACAACAACGACCTGCGCTACGACCACACCGACCCGGTCAACCCGCAGGCCTACAATCCGCATGCCTACAACACGCCTGGCGGCGTCAATGACGGCGAGCAGCTCTGGCAGAAGCTCGTGAAGAAGCACAACTTCGTCCTGACGGTGAATGGCCACGTGCTCGGCGATGGTACCGGCTTCCGCACCGACGCCAACACCGCCGGTCAGCAGGTTCATCAGATGCTGGCGAACTACCAGTTCCTCTCGCCGCTCGGTGGCAACGGCTACCTGCGCTTGCTGATCGTGAATCCCGACGGCCGCGTGGAAGTGAAGAGCTATTCGCCGATCTATAATGACTTCCGCGCGGAAGCCGACCAGACCTTCGAGTTCGACTTCGAGTGGTTTCAGCCCGCCGACACCAACGACAATGGCAAGGCGGACTACTTCGACCCCGAGCTCGACAGCGACAACGACGGGATCAACAACCGCGAGGAATTCGTCACGCTGCGCGCCAATCCCTACGGCACCGACAGCGATGGCGATGGGATTTCCGATGCAATCGAGAAGCAGATCGGCACGCGCCCGGCGGTCAGCGATCAGCCGGTGGCGGATTCCATCCTGCAGAATGCCGGGCTCTTCGGCTACTTCGCTCGGGAGCAACTGATCGATGTGAACCTCGGGCAATTCCTCATCGAGCCGGAAGGCGGCGTCTTCAAGCTGCGCCTCCAACTCGAAAGCACGAACCAACTTGGCATCCTCCCTTTCGCCCCCACCGGGGAGCCGGTCGAGTGGACCGTGCCGGCCACCGGTGACAAGGCCTTCATGCGAGTCCGCGGCGAGTAA
- a CDS encoding methyltransferase — protein MSAFLNQFPATDPGGILDLRDRQFAAELIATALLHLDLFTWLEANPGVTSAAIAEHFGIKERPTDVMLTLCRAYGFVAGDPNRVSLTPMGREHLVKGSPWFLGPYFVPVRDTPVVRGFLDVLRTGKPGNWQAKSDGKGWHESMLDPEFAREFTELMNSRGLVFGQALARELTPLLGPRRTLLDVGGGSGIYSSTLVAHHPQLRASVLEQSPVDVITRSEIARHGLEEKVEVITADMFANDWPQSEIILLSNVLHDWDFPEVRLLLERAAKALAPDGLLVIHDAFIRDDKSGPVAVAEYSALLMNITQGKCYTPMELGGVLTDLGFRVGLFHDTVAHRGFLHAMKGGSP, from the coding sequence GTGAGTGCCTTTCTCAACCAATTTCCCGCTACCGATCCCGGCGGCATCCTTGATCTGCGGGACCGTCAGTTTGCCGCGGAGCTGATCGCTACCGCCTTGCTTCACTTGGATCTGTTCACTTGGCTGGAGGCGAATCCCGGCGTGACGTCCGCTGCGATCGCGGAGCACTTCGGCATCAAGGAACGTCCGACCGACGTGATGCTCACGCTGTGCCGGGCCTATGGGTTCGTAGCAGGCGACCCAAATCGGGTAAGCCTTACACCGATGGGGCGCGAGCATCTGGTGAAGGGCTCGCCGTGGTTCCTTGGGCCTTACTTCGTGCCGGTGCGCGATACGCCGGTGGTGCGGGGGTTCCTCGATGTCCTGAGAACCGGCAAGCCCGGCAATTGGCAGGCGAAGAGCGATGGTAAGGGCTGGCACGAGTCGATGCTCGATCCCGAGTTCGCCCGCGAATTCACCGAGTTGATGAACTCCCGCGGTCTCGTCTTCGGTCAAGCGCTGGCCCGGGAACTGACGCCGCTGTTAGGCCCGCGTCGCACGCTGCTGGATGTCGGCGGTGGTTCTGGGATCTATTCGTCCACGCTTGTCGCTCACCATCCGCAATTGCGGGCGAGCGTGCTGGAGCAGTCACCGGTGGATGTCATCACTCGTTCGGAGATCGCGCGCCACGGACTCGAAGAGAAGGTGGAGGTGATCACCGCGGACATGTTCGCGAATGACTGGCCGCAATCGGAGATCATCCTGCTGTCGAATGTCCTGCACGACTGGGATTTCCCGGAGGTTCGTCTGCTACTGGAGAGGGCGGCAAAGGCTCTGGCGCCCGACGGCCTGCTGGTGATCCACGACGCCTTCATTCGCGATGACAAGTCCGGGCCGGTGGCAGTGGCGGAATACTCGGCGCTGCTCATGAACATCACCCAGGGGAAATGCTACACGCCGATGGAGCTGGGTGGTGTGCTGACGGACCTCGGGTTCCGAGTCGGTCTCTTTCACGACACCGTGGCACACCGTGGATTCCTGCACGCAATGAAAGGTGGATCGCCGTGA
- a CDS encoding MMPL family transporter: protein MRKWWLHLMLLAAIAVAALGITRLRFDTDILSMLPGELPEVKGLKAQHQAFARQDEAILLLETGVAGGDHDEEHSPAKLAQSLAAHLEKDGVVKRARWQPQWTADPQGLSELLAYLWLNGDPAEVRALAGRLSAENSQATLDAALEEIATSLSGQDLALQAHDPFGFLAHPAVADVLGSSSGGGGANFSSADGTAHLIFLDAPREIPGYREAGAWLDQVRASIANWQAAQDTATHDPSAPVSPSTRISLTGEPAFSSEIGLAMEKDMSGSIGLTLTLIALLFWWMQRRLMLLHGLVLTLCLVFAVALGVAGWVYGELSIMALASAEILIGLATDYGLVICQEAKVAGHDRKKLLHASGRPVLCGALTTAVVFSALNLGGLPGMAQLGSIVGWGLLAAGVLMIVFYLPWVARFGVDRAPAEDEAKWIPDRRNSWLITAAISGLALAVLAWKGMPGVEFDSKIMRPRNSTAMEGFERMREKFPDKDPRLLRIVVQAPDDATMLARLREAESRLAQAGKDGVLLESSLPAAWWPDPVKQEENRAVLLAMARDAPRLLAAADATGFTEEGTALGRQILGFLEKAEPGFYPASPAAREIMRLFLQRDETQGGGLVLGSVLPDPSVDPLTPGYPRLRALNAEGIWLSGWSLFKPAIAGLVKDDMTRMLVPMGVLLLGMMFLIFRRIRDVSLALFTMVISTLVLLAAMTLFGLKWNFVNLMATPLLLGTGIDYAIHVTLTLRRTGMCFKELWNGTGKALLFCGASNVIGFGSLMFSSSDALVSLGQVAVIGILLSMAFSIFLLPGWHARGVGPADR from the coding sequence ATGCGGAAGTGGTGGCTTCATCTCATGCTCCTCGCGGCGATTGCCGTCGCGGCGCTGGGAATCACGCGGTTGCGGTTCGACACCGACATCCTTTCGATGCTGCCCGGCGAGCTGCCGGAGGTGAAGGGGCTCAAGGCTCAGCATCAGGCTTTCGCCCGGCAGGATGAAGCCATTCTCCTGCTGGAGACGGGGGTCGCCGGCGGGGACCACGATGAAGAGCACAGCCCCGCCAAGCTCGCCCAGTCCCTCGCGGCGCATCTGGAGAAGGACGGCGTCGTCAAACGCGCCCGCTGGCAACCGCAGTGGACGGCCGATCCGCAGGGACTCTCCGAACTGCTTGCCTACCTCTGGCTGAACGGTGACCCCGCTGAGGTCCGTGCTCTCGCCGGTCGTCTCTCGGCGGAAAATTCCCAGGCCACGCTCGATGCCGCGCTTGAGGAAATCGCAACCTCCCTGTCCGGCCAAGACCTCGCGCTTCAGGCGCATGATCCTTTCGGGTTCCTCGCTCATCCCGCCGTGGCCGATGTCCTCGGCTCTTCCTCCGGTGGCGGCGGTGCGAATTTCTCCAGTGCCGACGGCACCGCGCATCTGATCTTCCTCGATGCTCCGCGCGAGATTCCCGGCTATCGCGAAGCGGGAGCTTGGCTCGATCAGGTCCGCGCCTCCATCGCGAACTGGCAAGCCGCTCAAGATACCGCCACCCACGATCCCTCTGCACCGGTATCACCCAGCACTCGCATTTCCCTGACCGGCGAGCCCGCCTTCTCCTCGGAAATCGGCCTGGCAATGGAGAAGGACATGAGCGGCTCCATCGGTCTCACCCTCACGCTCATCGCCTTGCTGTTCTGGTGGATGCAGCGCCGGTTGATGCTTCTTCACGGCTTGGTGCTCACCCTGTGCCTCGTCTTCGCGGTTGCCCTCGGCGTCGCCGGGTGGGTCTATGGCGAGCTCTCCATCATGGCGCTCGCTTCGGCGGAAATCCTCATCGGCCTCGCCACCGACTACGGGCTCGTCATCTGCCAGGAAGCGAAGGTCGCCGGGCACGATCGGAAGAAGCTCCTCCATGCCAGCGGCAGGCCGGTGCTCTGTGGAGCCCTCACCACCGCCGTCGTTTTCTCCGCCCTGAATCTCGGCGGCCTGCCGGGCATGGCCCAGCTCGGTTCCATCGTCGGCTGGGGGTTGCTCGCCGCCGGCGTTCTCATGATCGTGTTTTACCTCCCGTGGGTCGCGAGATTCGGCGTCGATCGCGCCCCGGCCGAGGACGAGGCGAAGTGGATTCCGGACCGCCGGAATTCCTGGCTCATCACCGCGGCCATCAGTGGCCTCGCCCTCGCGGTTCTCGCTTGGAAAGGGATGCCGGGCGTTGAGTTCGATTCCAAGATCATGCGCCCGCGGAACAGCACCGCGATGGAAGGTTTCGAGCGCATGCGCGAGAAGTTCCCGGACAAGGATCCGCGCCTTCTCCGCATCGTCGTCCAAGCTCCCGACGATGCCACCATGCTTGCCCGCCTCCGCGAGGCTGAGAGCCGGCTCGCTCAAGCCGGGAAAGATGGCGTCCTTCTCGAATCCAGCCTGCCCGCCGCCTGGTGGCCGGACCCCGTGAAGCAAGAAGAGAACCGCGCCGTGCTCCTCGCCATGGCACGCGATGCCCCGCGCCTCCTCGCTGCCGCGGATGCCACGGGCTTCACGGAGGAGGGCACCGCTCTCGGGCGGCAGATCCTTGGCTTTCTGGAGAAGGCCGAGCCCGGCTTCTATCCCGCTTCACCCGCCGCGCGGGAAATCATGCGCCTTTTTCTCCAACGCGATGAAACGCAGGGCGGAGGACTCGTCCTCGGCTCCGTCCTGCCCGATCCGTCGGTCGATCCTCTCACTCCCGGCTACCCACGCCTGCGCGCGCTGAATGCGGAGGGCATCTGGCTCAGTGGCTGGAGTCTTTTCAAGCCCGCCATTGCCGGCCTCGTGAAGGATGACATGACCCGCATGCTCGTCCCGATGGGCGTGCTTCTGTTAGGCATGATGTTCCTCATCTTCCGCCGTATCCGCGATGTGTCATTGGCCCTCTTCACCATGGTGATCAGCACCCTCGTCCTGCTCGCCGCCATGACCCTCTTCGGCCTCAAGTGGAACTTCGTCAACCTGATGGCCACCCCGCTCCTGTTAGGCACCGGCATCGACTACGCCATCCACGTCACCCTTACCCTGCGGCGCACCGGCATGTGCTTCAAGGAGCTCTGGAACGGCACGGGAAAGGCGCTGCTGTTCTGCGGTGCGTCGAACGTCATCGGCTTCGGCTCGCTGATGTTTTCATCCAGCGATGCCTTGGTGAGCCTCGGACAAGTCGCGGTCATAGGCATCCTGCTCTCCATGGCTTTCTCGATCTTCCTGCTGCCAGGGTGGCACGCCCGCGGAGTGGGCCCCGCGGATCGCTGA